cacacacacacgcctcagCTCTATAACAgatgctgtctctctcttacagAAATAGGTGATGGTGTGAATAGTCATACACATTCATGCTAATGTGCGAACTCACACGAACACATCCTGTTCccctttcttctgtctttctcccacACCCACATTTCCACACAGAGCCACCCCTCTCTTTGTAGCGCTAAACTGTAACCAGCGTTGTAGAAAGCATAAAAAGATGACATGAACAGTGTTTTTCGTGTTCTTTACCCTCTCAACTCATCCATCCCCTCTTACTCTGCCACAGAACTCCACCAGCCAGGTCCTGCCCCCACTCAAAAAGATGATCCAGATGGCAGGGGAAATCGCTGATGGCATGTCGTACCTAAATGCCAACAAATTTGTCCACAGAGATCTGGCTGCCAGGAACTGCATGGTAGCTGAGGACTTCACTGTGAAGATTGGAGGTAAGTCAAGTTAATATGATGCCATCAGCCTTCCCTGGTTGCTCACTGCTGAACCCACTCTGCCAGCCTCGAAAAAATAAGTGTTTGGATTGCAGCTGAGTGCCTGAGGCACTGAAGTCTTAATGTAaatggacagagggagggaggaggtgagggaacGGATGAGCTCTCAGGAGCTTCCTCTCCCACACAGAATGAGTGATATTTAGTGGCTTCCCCAacctctgttttcatttttctcctcaGATTTTGGCATGACCAGAGATATTTATGAGACTGATTACTACCGTAAAGGAGGGAAGGGCTTGTTGCCTGTTCGCTGGATGTCTCCAGAGTCTCTAAAAGATGGCGTGTTCACCACAATGTCTGATGTCTGGTATGAGAACACATCACTCTGTTACATACACTCACAATCCTGCATTATACAGCACTGTAAACCTTCCCTAATCCAAAAGGCTTTCAAAGTATTCCAGAAATGTCTACATATTGTCTTTGTGCGTGCGGATACGCTATAACAGTTCATGCtgtggagccaaaactataaaagcaCACAGATCACTTCTCGGCGCGCATTCTCAACAACATTCTTCACTTAACAGTGTGAACATGCATTTCCTGCCATCCATCCTCTCGTCTGTATGCTGCGACAGTTAATGCTTtgaaaaccatcaaacatattttGGTTTCCAGCTGCCTCTCTGGAaattcctctctctgtgaaagaAGAGTATAGAACAAGATAGATCATTTTTACTGACACCTCTTTTATGCCAGCTTGCGGTAGAATCTCAGCCTACAGTCcggctgcattttattttattttctggagCGATATTGTTGTAGAGAAATACAAGTGTAAGCAAGCAAGTTTTTGTTTCCCAACTCAAAATGTCCCACGGGTCAGTCTGTAACAGTGGGCTTAAACTGCTCCAGATGTTCCCAAATGATAGGTTGCAGTGCCAGCACAAACCCACCTCCACATTTGCGCACTACATCTTCGTCTTTGATGTTGTACATATGAACTTTACTGTAAGACGAACCCATTCTGGGatccttttattttgttgatcaAGAAAAGCTGTCTGAATGTGGCTTTGTCTGTCAGCACAAGACCGTTTGGGCCAGTTATATGCAGTGTTAAACTCAGAGTTTATGATCATGGTGAAAATGTGACTAGCAAGAGTGAACAAATATTGTGGTCTTTGTTAGAATTTTCCTCATGAATAGTTTCATAGTAATCTCAGTGCAAGGTAACTTGAGGTTAAACTGAGGTTATGTTTACTAGACTGAGGCTTATCCTGCAGTAATGAAGTCATTGTGAGTCACTGACTAGTACA
Above is a window of Larimichthys crocea isolate SSNF unplaced genomic scaffold, L_crocea_2.0 scaffold558, whole genome shotgun sequence DNA encoding:
- the LOC113745253 gene encoding insulin-like growth factor 1 receptor; amino-acid sequence: MIQMAGEIADGMSYLNANKFVHRDLAARNCMVAEDFTVKIGDFGMTRDIYETDYYRKGGKGLLPVRWMSPESLKDGVFTTMSDVWSFGVVLWEIATLAEQPYQGMSNEQVLRFVMEGGLLDKPDNCPDML